Part of the Lotus japonicus ecotype B-129 chromosome 6, LjGifu_v1.2 genome, CGGAAGAAATCGCCGCGCGAGATCTCGTCGAAGAGGGAACGGGGAAGCCAGTTGAAGCACGCTGCATCCATACGAGGAGTTGGTACGTAGGGGTTGGGTGTTATTGCGAGGCGAGGTAGGGCTGTGGAGGCGAGAGTTGATGTTGATTTTGCTGTTTGGGAATGGAAGAAGGAGATCTAGAATCGAATTATGGTTTCTGCAGGTTTCAGATGCGTGTTTGGGGAAGAGATAGAAACCCAAATGTTAAGATGTTATGGGGCTAAAATTTTACACCATAAGTTTCAGGGGCTTttgtataattaaattaaattttatttcttattaatattaataacaataataacaataattattAGAGATGTAGATATTTGAGTATTCCACATCACTCAAGTACCATACCCATAAAAAAAGTTGGGGCACCAGAGAATTCGCCGTTAAATGAGGTCAGAATGTTTAGATAAAGAAAATCTAAATATTTATTATGCATTattttaaacattaataaaggTGTCTTtattgagtaatgatatatacacacctcatttttaaaacacttcatttccacctctttttgtttctatctctctcctcttaccatctatcacatctcatattttctctcccttactttttcttttcttcctatctttctcatcattccacctcacacacctcaaaagagaggtgtgtgagtAACATTATTCGTCTTTATTAGATGTGTAATCATGGGCGTGAACCGTCAGCTCATTTGACAGAGGATTTATTTGcacaatataatattttttccattttcaattttaagatTTCAAGAATATGTTATTATGTTTGCTTTGATTTCTGTTTTTTCAGAATGAATATGTTAAAAATATGATTGactataaaatattttacattttatattttatttgacaTTTCACCATAAAtgttaatatatttaaaattcgTAAATATAATGTCATCATAAAGTATAAATAGGATGGTTGTTATAAGATTTATGTTTACATacactaaaattaaaattaaatttttttcatgtatatataaaaatataaaaaacagTTAGTGTATCGAAATTTCTCTAGATCCATTGTGAAAATAGCACATACaagatcaaaaaaaaaaatcataacctTTGTTAAGTTTTGGTTTTATGTGTGGCTTGGGTGTGATCGAACTCCGATGGAAAGTGGAATATGAGATAGAGTACAAACGATGGCTTTGAAGCTATTCAGCCTTCTAGCTAGTATAGGTGATGAGGCAAAAATGGAGGAGGAAAGAGAGAGTGAACTAGTGTTAGCATAAAATTTCACCAAATCTTGATTTGAGATCGAAAGATTTTAAAGATGATTATTTCAATCTAAATTTGAGAAATAGTAAAGACTAAGAAATATAGAATTTGGTTAAGTCATGTGAAATAAACTGTACTCAGAAGAGTGGCCAAAATATCTTAGGGTTGAATTGAGAGCATAATTTATGGACTTCGATCCAATGTATAACTTAGTTTAAATACATGAGTTTACGAATTAAGAcagtcatttttttattttcttaaaaaacgAGTCAAagatatttgaatttgaattgctTGAAGCGggaaaataataatatacataCCATACATGTGAAAAGAAGAACGAGCCAAAAAACGTATGGAAACTTCAGGAAACATTGAAGACATGTTAAAAACATGTGATGTAACATAGTTAGTTGACTGTTGTAAATAGTTAGATTATTTAGTCTATAAATAAGGCCTTGTATGTAAAGAGGGTTCCCGTTTTTCTACTCGAAAAAACTCTTAAAGCTTAAACGTCCATTCAAGCGACAAACAACAAATAGGAGACTTTCTAGTATGATTATTTTGAAACTCATTATATTTCaatgtaattataatttttttgggATATTTCACTCACCTTCCCAGTAGTTTAACATTATTATACTGACCTTCcctctaacttgtaaaatgcaTTGATCTCCcttgatttatatatatatatatggcttaattgcatttttggtcccccacgaatgataAATGTGCATTTTTTGTCCTAAACGTTTGAAAATAGCAGAATCAGTCCCACACGTTTGTTTCCGTTAGCCTTTTTTGTCCCCTTCGTTAAAATTCTAACAGAAGTTGCTTATTACACCCCATTTTACTATTCTCACCCTCACTGGGACTATAAATGCACATTtatcattcgtgggggaccaaaaatgcaattaagtctaaaaaataaaaaaaccaagaaacccaccaaccacttcttcttctccatcaagTTCTTAAATGATTAGAGAAATATTTCCTTTTAATGATCCACAATGGTTTCCACTTCTTGTTGGCATCAttgtattaaattaaaattattgtaCATGCTTACAATATTTGTATGGGAATCACCATGAAAAAGGGCTAGCTCCTagcaaaaatatttcattttccaCATCTTTTATCCATTCACACACATGGTTGCAAGTCTTTATTGCCAGGGCCTGCAAGTACTCATCATGCACAAACATGTGAGATACGCAGTGTTAGTTTTCAAACTTATACTTATTTTTTCTTACAGGTTCTCATTGGAAGTTAATGATGAAACTACACCTGGGTATGGACAGGTAACATAGCATAAGGAGAGATGGGAATtgggagaagaagaataaaaagaaGTGGTTGATGGGtttcttggtttttttattttttaaacttaattgcacttttggtccccacaAATGATAAATGTGCATTTCTGGTCCTAGTGAGGGGTGAGAATAGTAAAATGGGGATGCAATAAGTAACTTTTGTTAGAATTTTCGGAGGGACCAAAAACGCTAACGGAGACAAACGTGTGTGACTGATTCTGCTATTTTCAAACGTTTAGGACAAAAAATGCACATTTGTTATtcgtggggaccaaaagtgcaattatatatatatatatatatatatatatatatatatatatagagagagagagagagcttctGTATCTTGAATAGATATTAGAGCTAAAATAAACAAACTGAATAGGTGGGATAATGCATGGGAGGAATCGGGCTGTCAACACTCATGATTACTAgtgatatttttcttttctttaatttgaaaGGTATAGTAATGTTATTTTAGTACACAATTTCTGTGTGTTTGTTAATTGTTTGGTGCATTTTGGTGATGACATGATtatggaaaaggaagaaaaccgTGGGAAATGAACTGTGCGAGTGAAGGCCCCACCTCCAGAGTAGTAATTGGAGAAAACTGCTGGATTTGAATCAGTTTTGAAGGCAACGACCGAATAAATGTAAACGTGGCTTCGACAGGCTTGTGGCCCCACGAATGCCAACTGTTGCTTACTAGATTTCTTCTTCCCTTTGACACTTCAGTTCAGACTAGAAAGAGACCCTCCACTAGCGCGTTGTCTAAGATTCTTATTTACATTCTTAATCaactattttatattttttagcttgTTAGACCATGTACAATGGTGTAAACAAGTTTTTCCCATTCAACACCACTTtttatcttcccaacactccacatcatcttctctctccaattcaacacactTTCAACaaatacccactccaatggttttctctctcaacaccctaccccaccactcaccctaccccaccactttttatttcatatttttatttaattttatgtttttgttttttttatttacataaaattacaattattattttaaattaaattaaataataaacacttaacgaattaattttttttaatatagataataatttattttatttccttaactaaaaaatggaagacgataaacgaagcacacaataatttattttattttcttaacttaaaatgcaagacaacaaactaagcacacaacacacaaataacgtaattagtacgatacaaatcatcttccatcacgaagcatttgcaaactttgtccatatgtgcttcactagatctgcttgcagttcgtgatgaacgttcgaatcacgcaactcggatctagcacgcacatgatttgcaaaagcgggtaacacctcggtcgagtatggttgcggtgtactagatccaccttctccagattgctcaaaatcggtccaacgttgagcaaatgtatctcgttcatcctcaacaatcatattatgtaatatgatgcatgacctcataatgatacccaaatcagctatgtcccacaaacgagctggttcacggatgattttaaaacgagcttgaagaactccaaatgcacgttcgatgtccttccgacatctctcctgaacttgtgcaaacaacttatccggttcactttgaggaagtctgatcgatttgacgaaagttggataagaagggtagataccatcagctagatagtatgccatattatagggacgttgattcacaatGAAACTCACAGTTggagcctttccctgttccacatcatcaaacactggtgatcgatctagaacgtttatgtcgttcaacgttcccggacatccaaaaaaggcatgccagatccatagatcatgagatgcaactgcttcaagaataactgtagtggttcccttatcccctctagtaaattgaccttcccatgctttaggacaatttttccactcccagtgcatgcagtcaatactcccgatcatgcctgggaaccccctttgttcactaacctgtagtattctttgcaggtcctcttgagttggtgctctcaggtactcgtgctcatacaatcgtatgattccattacagaatctacgtaaacactccagtgctgtagtacctcctattttgatgtactcatcgactgcatctgctgccacaccatatgctaacattcgcattgctgtggtacattttgctaagggtgatataccttctttcttggctgcatcaactcgctgggtgaagtagttatcactacttgaaaggtccccaacgattcgaaggaaaacgtgtttttgcatccggtaccgacgacgaaacattgaatcgtcatatgtaggctcattgacAAAGTAGTCGTCAATTAGCCTTCGGTTTGCTGCTGCATGATCTCTACGGACATACTTTCTACGAGGTGCACTATCTTCCAAATTTTGGTTTGGACCCAACCCTAATTGGTTGAGTATAAAAGCTTCTTCAAGTtgagaattttgaaggtatgttGCAATATCAAAAGGATTTTCACAAGGATTCTCAAAAGGATCAAaaggatccatttgttgtgaaaTTCGAAGTAGAAAGTAAGAGGTTTTGGATATTAGTACATAAATTGATCTATGAatccatatatataagtaaattgaatggtggacactgACGGATTCAAAACAAGTTacccactagagttaataatcggaaaaggactagattcgaattgagtggagcatattcaaacccaataacccatacactaaagccgaacactgcagacttgacaccactggcaaattattaaagcaaaccccaccgacttgacaccactggcaaattattaaagcaaaccccaccgacttgacaccactgacagattcgaaacaagttacccactagagttaataatcggaaaaggagtagattcgaattgagtggaacatattcaaacacaataactcaTACATTAAAGCCGAACATTACAGACTTGCcatcactgacaaattattaaagcaaacacaacATACTTGACGACAACACTGACAAATGGTTAAAGCAAACAccacagacttgacaccactggcgggtttgaccgaatacagacaaatact contains:
- the LOC130726681 gene encoding uncharacterized protein LOC130726681, coding for MDPNNHHYNTQNSSSYPISNQNPNNYEDPNQFSYPRPQNPTNYQVPHQFSNQRPQNPNYFQVPHQFSNQHPQNPNYYPDPNQYSNQSSFVPNFHPSYGSVRYPSQTPQSSGYMPMVSANFPSVDGPEFPEFSTQVNLGDGSADNEVNEVTPKSKKTHAPAWNTAQNMVLISGWINCGTSSVVGKNQKGETFWRDIAEYCNEHCSFDPPRDGIACRNRWNYMNKILGKWIGAYDAAKRQQGSGWSDNDVLAKAQELFACGKNVQFTLMEEWIALRDLPRFCSQVGGNGGSASSGSKRSHDSDACGSTTIGSIPRPIGREAAKRKNKKKKQTNQLMKTNLYLKLSSEEDLDDRKKELLSKLAPYLQNSQLEEAFILNQLGLGPNQNLEDSAPRRKYVRRDHAAANRRLIDDYFVNEPTYDDSMFRRRYRMQKHVFLRIVGDLSSSDNYFTQRVDAAKKEGISPLAKCTTAMRMLAYGVAADAVDEYIKIGGTTALECLRRFCNGIIRLYEHEYLRAPTQEDLQRILQVSEQRGFPGMIGSIDCMHWEWKNCPKAWEGQFTRGDKGTTTVILEAVGKAPTVSFIVNQRPYNMAYYLADGIYPSYPTFVKSIRLPQSEPDKLFAQVQERCRKDIERAFGVLQARFKIIREPARLWDIADLGIIMRSCIILHNMIVEDERDTFAQRWTDFEQSGEGGSSTPQPYSTEVLPAFANHVRARSELRDSNVHHELQADLVKHIWTKFANAS